Proteins encoded in a region of the Streptomyces sp. NBC_00258 genome:
- the hpf gene encoding ribosome hibernation-promoting factor, HPF/YfiA family, which translates to MDIVVKGRKTEVPERFRKHVAEKLKLEKIQKLDGKVISLDVEVSKELNPRQADRSDRVEITLHSRGPVIRAEAAASDPYAALDLAADKLEARLRKQHDKRYTRRGARRISAAEVADHVPGAATLNGNGSVVHEEEPEAVPTKKIGSIEVKGDGPLVVREKTHVASPMTLDQALYEMELVGHDFYLFVDSETKEPSVVYRRHAYDYGVIHLSTDPMVAKAQQAPAGGALGG; encoded by the coding sequence GTGGACATCGTCGTCAAGGGCCGCAAGACCGAGGTGCCCGAGCGGTTCCGCAAGCACGTGGCCGAGAAGCTGAAGCTGGAGAAGATCCAGAAGCTCGACGGCAAGGTGATCAGCCTCGACGTCGAGGTGTCCAAGGAGCTCAACCCTCGACAGGCCGACCGCTCCGACCGAGTGGAGATCACGCTTCACTCCCGCGGTCCGGTGATCCGGGCGGAGGCAGCGGCAAGCGATCCGTACGCGGCGCTGGACCTGGCGGCAGACAAGCTGGAAGCACGGCTGCGCAAGCAGCACGACAAGCGGTACACACGCCGTGGCGCCCGCAGGATCTCGGCAGCCGAGGTCGCCGACCACGTCCCGGGCGCGGCAACGCTGAACGGGAACGGCAGTGTGGTCCACGAGGAAGAGCCCGAGGCCGTGCCGACCAAGAAGATCGGCTCGATCGAGGTGAAGGGTGACGGCCCCCTCGTCGTCCGCGAGAAGACACATGTCGCGTCCCCGATGACGCTCGACCAGGCGCTCTACGAGATGGAGCTGGTCGGGCACGACTTCTATCTGTTCGTCGACTCCGAGACCAAGGAACCGAGTGTCGTCTACCGGCGGCACGCGTACGACTACGGCGTCATTCACCTCAGTACCGACCCGATGGTCGCCAAGGCGCAGCAGGCCCCGGCAGGCGGGGCGCTGGGCGGCTGA
- a CDS encoding winged helix-turn-helix domain-containing protein translates to MTSLPRPTAELSADEARRIALRAQGFLGAPDRRGGVRGVLRHLGAVQLDTISVLARSHELIPYARLGSVGRKTVDGAYWTPASDGTAPPRPHAFEYWSHAACILPVEEWPHFAFRRRAYRARPHWNHALPDGTYEQVIKQLRTEGPLTATDLGGAKKTSEWWDWSGTKVAVERALMYGEVVCTERRGWKRVYDLAERAIPGDLLHDELDDTECLRRLVRLAGQSLGVGTRADIADYHRLKGEQVDAVLADSGLVPVTVEGWSKPAWADPVALETPPRGRHRTTLLSPFDSLVWERARTERVFGFTHRLEAYVPKPKRVYGYFAMPVLAGGHLVGRVDPAREGTTLVAKQVTLDSLKAVPAVAQALLEAATWVDCTNIRVERANTPALRDALTTELARTLG, encoded by the coding sequence ATGACGAGTCTGCCGCGCCCCACCGCCGAACTCTCCGCCGACGAGGCCCGCCGAATCGCCCTGCGCGCCCAGGGTTTCCTGGGCGCCCCGGACCGCAGGGGCGGCGTCCGAGGCGTACTGCGGCACCTGGGCGCGGTCCAGCTCGACACGATCTCCGTCCTGGCCCGCTCCCACGAACTCATCCCGTACGCCCGCCTCGGCTCGGTCGGCCGCAAGACGGTGGACGGCGCCTACTGGACCCCCGCGTCCGACGGCACGGCTCCGCCACGCCCCCACGCCTTCGAGTACTGGTCGCACGCCGCCTGCATCCTCCCCGTCGAGGAGTGGCCGCACTTCGCGTTCCGCCGCCGCGCCTACCGCGCCCGCCCGCACTGGAACCACGCGCTGCCGGACGGCACGTACGAACAGGTCATCAAGCAGCTGAGGACCGAAGGCCCGCTCACGGCCACCGACTTGGGCGGCGCGAAGAAGACCAGCGAGTGGTGGGACTGGTCGGGCACGAAGGTCGCCGTCGAGCGCGCGCTGATGTACGGCGAGGTGGTGTGCACCGAGCGCCGCGGCTGGAAGCGGGTGTACGACCTCGCCGAGCGCGCCATCCCCGGCGACCTGCTCCACGACGAGCTGGACGACACGGAGTGCCTGCGCCGCCTGGTCCGGCTCGCGGGCCAGTCCCTGGGAGTCGGCACGCGCGCGGACATCGCCGACTACCACCGCCTCAAGGGCGAGCAGGTCGACGCGGTGCTCGCGGACTCCGGTCTGGTCCCGGTCACGGTGGAGGGCTGGTCCAAGCCCGCCTGGGCGGATCCTGTGGCCCTGGAGACACCTCCGCGGGGCCGCCACCGCACCACACTCCTGTCGCCGTTCGACTCCCTGGTCTGGGAGCGGGCCCGTACGGAGCGCGTCTTCGGCTTCACCCACCGCCTGGAGGCCTACGTCCCCAAGCCGAAGCGGGTCTACGGCTACTTCGCCATGCCGGTCCTCGCCGGCGGCCACCTGGTCGGCCGCGTCGACCCGGCCCGCGAGGGCACCACACTGGTCGCCAAGCAGGTCACCCTCGACAGCCTCAAAGCAGTACCAGCAGTGGCCCAGGCCCTCCTGGAAGCAGCCACCTGGGTCGACTGCACCAACATCCGCGTGGAGCGGGCGAACACCCCGGCCCTACGAGACGCCCTGACAACGGAACTGGCCCGAACGCTGGGCTAG
- a CDS encoding response regulator — MADSFGPMRDEDADDGVVGMGPDAGAPRKEPIRVLVVDDHALFRRGLEIVLAAEEDIQVVGEAGDGAEAVDKAADLLPDIVLMDVRMPKRGGIEACTSIKEVAPSAKIIMLTISDEEADLYDAIKAGATGYLLKEISTDEVATAIRAVADGQSQISPSMASKLLTEFKSMIQRTDERRLVPAPRLTERELEVLKLVATGMNNRDIAKELFISENTVKNHVRNILEKLQLHSRMEAVVYAMREKILEIR; from the coding sequence ATGGCGGACAGCTTCGGACCGATGCGTGACGAAGATGCCGACGACGGCGTCGTCGGCATGGGCCCGGACGCGGGGGCCCCACGCAAGGAACCCATCAGGGTCCTTGTCGTGGACGACCACGCCCTCTTCCGTCGCGGCCTGGAGATCGTGCTCGCCGCCGAGGAGGACATCCAGGTCGTCGGGGAGGCGGGTGACGGCGCGGAGGCGGTCGACAAGGCCGCCGATCTGCTGCCGGACATCGTGCTGATGGACGTACGGATGCCCAAGCGTGGCGGCATCGAGGCATGCACCTCCATCAAGGAGGTCGCGCCCAGCGCGAAGATCATCATGCTGACGATCAGCGACGAGGAGGCCGACCTCTACGACGCGATCAAGGCGGGGGCCACCGGGTATCTCCTGAAGGAGATCTCCACGGACGAAGTGGCCACGGCCATTCGTGCCGTTGCGGACGGGCAGTCGCAGATCAGTCCGTCGATGGCGTCGAAGCTGCTCACCGAGTTCAAGTCGATGATCCAGCGCACGGATGAGCGGCGGCTTGTGCCGGCGCCTCGGCTCACCGAGCGTGAGCTGGAGGTTCTCAAGCTCGTCGCGACCGGGATGAACAACCGGGATATCGCCAAGGAGTTGTTCATCTCCGAGAACACCGTGAAGAACCACGTGCGGAACATTCTGGAGAAGCTGCAGCTGCACTCCAGGATGGAGGCCGTGGTGTATGCGATGCGGGAGAAGATTCTTGAGATTCGTTGA